In Rhodamnia argentea isolate NSW1041297 chromosome 4, ASM2092103v1, whole genome shotgun sequence, the following proteins share a genomic window:
- the LOC115754963 gene encoding probable receptor-like protein kinase At5g20050, giving the protein MEDQKANWIGCSSVLALITVIAVARATLRLSKAFYLVVGVDVALILSVFVWLVVRRHYNHRRVLLESRLAEGRELRIEYSFLRKVAGVPTKFRYKEIEEATDGFQALLGRGASASVFKGILSDGTAVAVKRIDGQERGEKEFRSEVSAIASVQHMNLVRLIGYCCVPSGPRFLIYEFIQNGSLDCWIFPKSGRRSRPGGCLSWDQRYRVALDVAKALSYLHHDCRSCVLHLDVKPENILIDENYRAVVTDFGLSKLMGKDESRVVTTIRGTRGYLAPEWLLEHGISEKSDIYSYGMVLLEMIGGQRNVCLIEKGNSRAGRKWRYFPKIVAEKLREGRLMEAVDRRLLADGGVDEREVRRLVFVALWCIQERARLRPSMARVVEMLEGRVAFDEPPDTAMIVVDLLSVDEEEQNNPNCPKVAGLTAHTVESNVASSSNSFAMSVLSPR; this is encoded by the coding sequence ATGGAGGACCAGAAAGCAAACTGGATCGGTTGCTCATCGGTTCTCGCTCTGATCACCGTGATCGCCGTTGCCCGTGCGACCCTCCGGCTTTCCAAGGCATTTTACCTTGTTGTCGGTGTGGACGTTGCGTTGATCCTCTCGGTCTTCGTCTGGCTTGTGGTAAGGAGGCACTACAACCACCGGCGGGTACTGCTCGAGTCACGCTTGGCCGAGGGCCGTGAGCTCAGGATCGAGTACAGTTTCCTCCGCAAAGTCGCCGGTGTCCCGACCAAGTTCCGGTACAAGGAGATCGAGGAGGCGACCGACGGCTTCCAGGCCCTGCTGGGCCGGGGCGCTTCTGCGTCGGTCTTCAAAGGGATACTGAGTGACGGCACAGCCGTAGCGGTCAAGCGTATTGATGGCCAGGAGCGTGGCGAGAAAGAGTTCCGGTCGGAAGTCTCCGCGATAGCCAGCGTGCAGCACATGAACCTCGTGCGCCTGATCGGCTATTGTTGCGTCCCTTCTGGGCCGCGCTTCTTGATCTACGAGTTCATCCAGAACGGCTCGCTGGATTGCTGGATTTTCCCCAAGTCGGGCCGGAGGAGCCGGCCAGGAGGCTGCTTGTCGTGGGACCAGAGGTATCGGGTGGCGCTCGACGTGGCCAAGGCGCTTTCGTACCTCCACCACGATTGCCGGTCTTGCGTCCTACACCTCGATGTCAAGCCTGAGAACATACTCATTGATGAGAATTACCGGGCTGTCGTCACCGATTTCGGCCTATCGAAACTGATGGGGAAAGATGAAAGCCGGGTCGTCACTACTATTAGAGGGACAAGAGGGTACTTGGCCCCGGAGTGGCTATTGGAGCACGGAATTTCCGAGAAGTCGGACATCTATAGCTACGGGATGGTCCTACTTGAGATGATCGGAGGGCAAAGGAACGTGTGCTTGATCGAGAAAGGGAACAGCCGGGCAGGGAGGAAGTGGCGATACTTCCCCAAGATCGTCGCCGAGAAATTGAGGGAAGGGAGGCTCATGGAGGCGGTCGATCGCCGGCTGTTGGCAGACGGGGGCGTCGATGAGAGGGAAGTGAGGAGGCTGGTTTTCGTGGCCCTATGGTGCATCCAAGAGAGGGCGAGACTCAGGCCGAGCATGGCCCGGGTGGTTGAGATGCTCGAGGGCCGCGTGGCGTTCGACGAACCCCCTGATACGGCGATGATCGTGGTCGACCTCTTATCGGTTGACGAGGAGGAGCAAAACAATCCGAATTGCCCTAAAGTTGCTGGATTAACAGCACATACTGTGGAGTCTAATGTTGCAAGTTCTTCAAATTCATTTGCAATGTCTGTTCTCTCTCCCAGATAG
- the LOC115754936 gene encoding acyl-protein thioesterase 2 isoform X1: protein MSFTGPSMSSGPFDLLFPFSPCCGSAARKAVNFGRTYVVRPKGKHQATVVWLHGLGDNGSSWSQLLETLPLPNIKWICPTSPTRPVSIFGGFPSTAWFDVGDFSENAADDLEGLDASAAHVANLLSTEPADIKLGVGGFSMGAATALYSASCCALGKYGNGSPYPAKISTVVGLSGWLPCSKTLKSKLEVENEAVTRAASLPILLCHGTSDDVVPYKFGEKSSVTLKSAGFQNVTFKSYSGLGHFTIPEEMDQVCSWLSSNLGLDGSS from the exons ATGAGCTTTACAGGGCCTTCAATGAGTTCTGGTCCGTTtgatcttcttttccctttttctccttGTT GTGGGTCAGCAGCTAGAAAGGCAGTTAACTTTGGAAGGACATATGTGGTCAGGCCCAAAGGTAAACACCAAGCAACTGTTGTTTGGCTGCATGGCCTTGGGGATAATGGTTCAAG CTGGTCGCAGCTGTTGGAGACCCTGCCTCTTCCAAAT ATAAAATGGATATGCCCAACTTCCCCTACACGACCAGTCAGCATTTTTGGGGGCTTCCCTTCTACTGCTT GGTTTGACGTTGGAGACTTTTCTGAGAATGCTGCTGATGATTTAGAGGGTTTGGATGCTTCTGCTGCACATGTTGCAAATTTGTTGTCAACGGAACCAGCTGATA TCAAACTTGGTGTTGGAGGCTTCAGCATGGGAGCAGCAACTGCCCTATACTCTGCATCATGCTGTGCTTTGGGAAAATACGGGAATGGCAGTCCTTACCCAGCCAAAATAAGTACAGTCGTTGGGCTCAGTGGCTGGCTTCCATGTTCAAA GACTTTGAAAAGCAAGTTAGAAGTGGAAAATGAAGCTGTGACACGTGCTGCTTCATTGCCCATACTTCTCTGCCATGGCACAA GTGATGATGTGGTGCCTTACAAATTTGGTGAGAAATCCTCAGTGACCTTGAAATCTGCTGGGTTCCAAAATGTGACATTCAAATCCTACAGTGG GCTTGGGCACTTCACAATTCCTGAAGAGATGGATCAGGTGTGCTCATGGCTATCTTCAAATTTGGGGCTCGATGGCTCATCATAA
- the LOC115754936 gene encoding acyl-protein thioesterase 2 isoform X2: MSFTGPSMSSGGSAARKAVNFGRTYVVRPKGKHQATVVWLHGLGDNGSSWSQLLETLPLPNIKWICPTSPTRPVSIFGGFPSTAWFDVGDFSENAADDLEGLDASAAHVANLLSTEPADIKLGVGGFSMGAATALYSASCCALGKYGNGSPYPAKISTVVGLSGWLPCSKTLKSKLEVENEAVTRAASLPILLCHGTSDDVVPYKFGEKSSVTLKSAGFQNVTFKSYSGLGHFTIPEEMDQVCSWLSSNLGLDGSS, from the exons ATGAGCTTTACAGGGCCTTCAATGAGTTCTG GTGGGTCAGCAGCTAGAAAGGCAGTTAACTTTGGAAGGACATATGTGGTCAGGCCCAAAGGTAAACACCAAGCAACTGTTGTTTGGCTGCATGGCCTTGGGGATAATGGTTCAAG CTGGTCGCAGCTGTTGGAGACCCTGCCTCTTCCAAAT ATAAAATGGATATGCCCAACTTCCCCTACACGACCAGTCAGCATTTTTGGGGGCTTCCCTTCTACTGCTT GGTTTGACGTTGGAGACTTTTCTGAGAATGCTGCTGATGATTTAGAGGGTTTGGATGCTTCTGCTGCACATGTTGCAAATTTGTTGTCAACGGAACCAGCTGATA TCAAACTTGGTGTTGGAGGCTTCAGCATGGGAGCAGCAACTGCCCTATACTCTGCATCATGCTGTGCTTTGGGAAAATACGGGAATGGCAGTCCTTACCCAGCCAAAATAAGTACAGTCGTTGGGCTCAGTGGCTGGCTTCCATGTTCAAA GACTTTGAAAAGCAAGTTAGAAGTGGAAAATGAAGCTGTGACACGTGCTGCTTCATTGCCCATACTTCTCTGCCATGGCACAA GTGATGATGTGGTGCCTTACAAATTTGGTGAGAAATCCTCAGTGACCTTGAAATCTGCTGGGTTCCAAAATGTGACATTCAAATCCTACAGTGG GCTTGGGCACTTCACAATTCCTGAAGAGATGGATCAGGTGTGCTCATGGCTATCTTCAAATTTGGGGCTCGATGGCTCATCATAA
- the LOC115754956 gene encoding deSI-like protein At4g17486: MGAETTSGSGSECETQVVLNVYDLTPINNYTCWFGFGIFHSGIEVHGKEYGFGAHDFPVSGVFEVEPRSCPGFLYRSSISLGRINMSPSEFRTLIENMASEYHGDTYHLISKNCNHFTDDVSLRLTGRRIPGWVNRLARLGALCSCLLPESLQVTTVKQMPEYHECSEDEVTESFSNATPCESTEIDESEQEKHLLSPAMGSGEVVFVKEIQK; encoded by the exons atgggagcgGAGACCACCTCCGGATCGGGCTCGGAATGCGAGACACAGGTGGTGTTGAATGTCTACGATCTCACGCCCATTAACAATTACACCTGCTGGTTCGGCTTCGGCATCTTCCATTCGGGCATTGAAG TTCATGGCAAAGAGTATGGGTTTGGTGCCCACGACTTCCCAGTTAGTGGGGTTTTTGAAGTGGAACCAAGGAGCTGCCCGGGATTCTTATATAGGTCTTCCATATCGTTGGGACGCATTAACATGTCTCCCTCAGAATTTCGCACATTAATTGAGAATATGGCATCCGAATACCACGGAGATACATATCACCTCATCTCCAAGAACTGTAATCATTTCACAGATGATGTCTCATTGAGATTGACGGGCAGACGGATCCCTGGGTGGGTAAATAGGCTTGCTCGGTTAG GCGCTCTCTGCAGTTGTCTGCTTCCAGAAAGCTTACAAGTAACTACAGTTAAACAGATGCCAGAGTACCATGAATGTTCCG AGGATGAAGTGACGGAATCTTTTTCAAACGCCACGCCTTGCGAGTCGACTGAGATAGACGAAAGTGAACAAGAAAAGCACTTGTTGTCACCTGCGATGGGAAGCGGAGAAGTAGTATTTGTTAAAGAGATTCAGAAGTGA